The Saccharomyces paradoxus chromosome VIII, complete sequence genome has a window encoding:
- the GGA2 gene encoding phosphatidylinositol 4-phosphate-binding protein (Protein that regulates Arf1p, Arf2p to facilitate Golgi trafficking~similar to YHR108W): MSHPHSHSIYLSELPVRKPQTMGNPLLRKIQRACRMSLAEPDLALNLDIADYINEKQGAAPRDAAIALAKLINNRESHVAIFALSLLDVLVKNCGYPFHLQISRKEFLNELVKRFPGHPPLRYSKIQRLILTAIEEWYQTICKHSSYKNDMGYIRDMHRLLKYKGYAFPKISESDLAVLKPSNQLKTASEIQKEQEIAQAAKLEELIRRGKPEDLREANKLMKIMAGFKEDNAVQAKQAISSELNKLKRKADLLNEMLESPDSQNWDNETTQELHSALKVAQPKFQKIIEEEQEDDELVQDLLKFNDTVNLLLEKFSLLKNGNSNAASQIHPSHVSAPLQQSSGALTNEINLIDFNDLDETPSQGNNNTNGTGTPAAAETSVNDLLGDLTDLSISNTQSANQTSFGLGGDIVLGSSQPAPPITTTNNSNNTLDLLGLSSPQPPTNAQAPNSNGIDLLSGFNTTTSTATAPARTLVNQSSKLKIEFEISRESSSVIRINSFFTNLSSSPISNLVFLLAVPKSMALRLQPQSSNFMVGDAKDGITQEGTIENAPAGSSKALKVKWKVNYSVNSTQTEETAVFTLPNV; the protein is encoded by the coding sequence ATGTCACATCCGCATTCACATAGCATATACCTATCTGAACTGCCCGTCAGGAAACCTCAGACCATGGGCAATCCTCTTTTGAGGAAGATTCAAAGAGCTTGCAGAATGTCACTAGCTGAACCAGACTTGGCGTTAAATCTTGACATTGCTGACTACATTAATGAAAAACAGGGCGCTGCTCCTAGGGATGCTGCCATTGCGCTCGCTAAATTGATCAACAATAGAGAATCGCACGTTGCAATATTCGCGTTATCTCTATTAGACGTGCTCGTCAAGAATTGTGGATACCCATTCCACTTGCAAATTTCTAGAAAAgagtttttgaatgaattgGTCAAGAGATTCCCAGGTCACCCACCTTTACGTTATTCCAAGATTCAGAGATTGATTTTGACTGCCATTGAAGAATGGTATCAAACAATCTGTAAGCACTCAAGTTACAAGAATGATATGGGTTATATTAGAGACATGCATCGTTTGTTGAAATACAAGGGTTATGCATTCCCAAAAATCAGTGAATCTGACCTAGCGGTTTTGAAGCCTAGTAATCAATTGAAGACAGCCagtgaaattcaaaaagaaCAGGAAATTGCTCAAGCTGCAAAACTGGAAGAACTGATTAGACGCGGTAAGCCTGAAGATTTGAGAGAAGCTAAcaaattgatgaaaatcaTGGCGGGTTTCAAAGAAGACAATGCAGTTCAAGCTAAACAGGCCATCTCCAGCGAATTGAACAAATTGAAACGTAAGGCTGATCTACTGAATGAAATGCTGGAATCACCTGACTCACAAAATTGGGATAATGAGACTACTCAAGAACTTCACAGTGCATTAAAAGTAGCTCaaccaaaatttcaaaagatcattgaagaagaacaggAAGACGATGAGTTAGTGCAGGATTTACTGAAGTTTAATGATACAGTTAATCTattattggaaaaattcagtttattgaaaaacgGTAACTCCAATGCTGCTTCACAAATACACCCAAGCCACGTTTCTGCTCCGTTACAACAATCTTCTGGTGCTTTAACCAATGAAATCAACTTAATCGATTTCAACGACTTGGACGAAACACCCTCTCAAGGTAACAACAACACCAACGGTACTGGTACGccagcagcagcagaaACATCTGTTAATGACTTACTGGGCGATTTGACCGATTTATCTATTTCGAACACTCAGAGTGCTAACCAAACATCCTTTGGTCTGGGAGGCGATATCGTGTTGGGGTCCTCTCAACCAGCACCACCAATTACTACTACTAACAACTCAAATAACACTTTGGATCTTTTGGGACTTTCAAGCCCTCAACCACCAACCAATGCTCAAGCACCAAACAGCAATGGGATTGACCTTTTGTCAGGATTCAACACGACGACAAGTACTGCTACCGCGCCCGCAAGAACCCTGGTCAATCAGTCTTCTAAGTTGAAGATTGAGTTCGAAATATCTAGGGAATCCAGCTCAGTTATAAGGATAAATTCGTTTTTCACAAACTTGAGCTCGTCGCCAATCTCCAATTTAGTTTTCTTATTGGCAGTACCCAAGTCAATGGCATTGAGATTGCAACCTCAATCAAGTAATTTTATGGTCGGTGACGCTAAAGATGGTATCACTCAAGAAGGCACAATAGAAAACGCTCCAGCTGGTTCTTCAAAGGCTTTGAAAGTCAAGTGGAAAGTTAACTATTCTGTCAACTCCACTCAAACTGAAGAAACTGCTGTTTTTACATTACCTAATGTGTAA